In Ostrea edulis chromosome 10, xbOstEdul1.1, whole genome shotgun sequence, one genomic interval encodes:
- the LOC130050979 gene encoding dermokine-like → MKKFLVFLIIGLILVETFASRSGGNGDDDDKSNKNGDDDKDNGGGSNKGGGSNKGGGSNKGDRRRRSADDDSSSKENGYGGGGR, encoded by the exons ATGAAGAAATTTCTTGTTTTTCTGATCATCGGCCTAATTTTGGTGGAAACCTTTGCCA GTCGAAGTGGTGGCAATGGAGATGATGACGACAAGAGTAACAAAAATGGCGATGATGACAAAGATAATGGAGGTGGCAGTAATAAGGGAGGTGGCAGTAATAAGGGAGGTGGCAGTAATAAGGGAGATCGTCGAAGGAGAAGCGCAGATGATGACTCTAGCAGTAAGGAGAACGGATATGGTGGAGGAGGACGATAG